In Mycobacterium stomatepiae, the following are encoded in one genomic region:
- a CDS encoding alpha/beta fold hydrolase — MTAIADAVLRIAPLARELICPLALPGESESTFDLFVAAGLRRPIDDQRTDTPAHAFDRIAARALDAARRLDPQASAPGTDAAEAIAQSRCRSAWLRGRSFRITRPDGIVVTGSALCEADSTPVLFLGAPGLPLELLDAWAGALAAHAPVAAFATRGLFERDRANIAEADLSVTAQVADAVAVLDYLGWTRVRVLGFCGGATIALALASAAPERVDAISLWLGDYEIGSSDAKSEHQRNLQALMNMVLDGTLPVEILHQNIVSSMTALSDPELAPLAVYPYANSTLLWDYCRMNSSVMGTDCRPHLALINVPAQIVASASDTTVHPAGSACVSRCLSTPLVHINGLDHLGIFHAPDDCVALALAFLANPSPTTTARKSSTRPLERNVQGFHPIIAD, encoded by the coding sequence ATGACCGCAATTGCCGATGCCGTGCTGCGGATCGCTCCGCTAGCGCGGGAGTTAATTTGCCCCCTGGCGTTGCCCGGCGAGTCAGAATCCACCTTCGATCTGTTTGTCGCGGCAGGACTGCGCCGGCCCATCGATGATCAAAGAACCGATACGCCGGCGCACGCCTTCGATCGGATCGCGGCACGGGCATTAGACGCAGCGCGACGACTGGACCCGCAAGCCAGCGCGCCTGGTACCGATGCCGCCGAAGCCATCGCTCAGTCCCGGTGCCGCTCGGCCTGGCTGCGGGGACGATCCTTTCGGATCACCCGACCTGACGGCATCGTGGTAACAGGCAGTGCCTTATGCGAGGCTGACTCGACTCCGGTGCTTTTTCTGGGAGCTCCAGGCCTGCCGCTGGAGCTGCTGGATGCTTGGGCAGGGGCGTTGGCCGCGCACGCCCCGGTAGCGGCATTCGCAACACGCGGGCTATTCGAACGTGACCGGGCCAACATTGCGGAGGCCGACCTGAGCGTGACCGCCCAGGTCGCAGACGCGGTGGCGGTCTTGGACTATCTAGGCTGGACGCGCGTCAGGGTTCTTGGGTTCTGCGGCGGCGCCACCATTGCACTTGCGCTGGCGTCAGCCGCACCAGAACGCGTAGACGCGATCAGCTTGTGGCTCGGGGATTACGAGATCGGCTCTAGCGACGCGAAAAGCGAGCATCAGCGAAATCTGCAGGCCCTCATGAACATGGTGCTCGACGGCACTCTGCCCGTCGAGATTTTGCATCAGAACATTGTGTCGTCGATGACTGCGCTATCCGATCCCGAACTTGCGCCTCTCGCCGTGTATCCGTACGCCAACTCGACGCTGCTGTGGGACTACTGCCGTATGAACTCCTCGGTCATGGGCACCGACTGCCGACCGCACCTGGCTCTTATTAACGTTCCTGCGCAGATCGTGGCCAGCGCTAGCGACACCACAGTGCATCCAGCCGGGTCGGCATGCGTATCTCGTTGTCTCAGCACGCCGTTGGTTCACATCAACGGACTCGATCACCTCGGGATTTTCCATGCTCCCGATGACTGCGTGGCGTTGGCACTCGCATTCCTAGCCAACCCATCACCGACGACGACCGCAAGGAAGTCGAGTACACGTCCCCTTGAACGCAATGTCCAAGGATTTCACCCGATCATTGCCGACTAG